Proteins from a genomic interval of Salinarchaeum sp. Harcht-Bsk1:
- a CDS encoding halocyanin domain-containing protein, with the protein MEHPSRRRFLYGSALAIGVGVSGCVGGDDDGNDTEEDGGADATDGGMEDGEDGDGANMTDGDEETDGGGETDDGDETDGGNETTDGDDETDGDGETGGAPSIEDYPVVEEWLTETELGGADDSWDGTLADETGTDTVTVAVGADGNGGSFAYGPSAVAISVGTTVEWDWTGEGNPHNVEALPAEQLGESDFEFSSGEATGGSGVQYTRAFEETGVALYHCEPHFSLGMKGAIVVVE; encoded by the coding sequence ATGGAGCATCCATCCCGTCGACGGTTCCTGTACGGTAGTGCACTCGCGATCGGCGTCGGCGTCTCCGGGTGCGTCGGTGGCGACGACGACGGAAACGACACCGAGGAAGACGGTGGTGCGGACGCGACGGACGGTGGGATGGAGGACGGCGAGGACGGCGACGGTGCGAACATGACGGACGGTGACGAGGAGACCGATGGCGGAGGCGAGACGGATGACGGCGACGAAACCGACGGCGGGAACGAGACCACCGACGGAGACGACGAAACCGACGGGGACGGCGAGACCGGCGGCGCGCCGTCGATCGAGGACTACCCCGTCGTCGAAGAGTGGCTGACGGAGACGGAACTCGGCGGGGCCGACGACTCGTGGGACGGCACGCTCGCAGACGAGACCGGCACCGACACCGTGACGGTCGCCGTCGGCGCGGACGGGAACGGCGGCTCGTTCGCCTACGGGCCGTCGGCCGTCGCGATTTCGGTGGGGACGACGGTCGAGTGGGACTGGACGGGCGAGGGGAATCCCCACAACGTCGAAGCACTCCCAGCGGAGCAACTCGGGGAATCCGACTTCGAGTTCAGTTCCGGGGAGGCGACGGGTGGCTCCGGGGTCCAGTACACTCGGGCCTTCGAAGAGACTGGCGTGGCGCTCTATCACTGTGAGCCCCACTTCTCGCTCGGGATGAAGGGCGCGATCGTCGTCGTCGAGTAA
- a CDS encoding TrmB family transcriptional regulator translates to MGTADHDRAVELLKELGMKTYQAECFAALNTIPSGTAREISEVADVPRTRVYDATEALAEQGFIEVQHTNPQRFRAIPLSEAVRTLREQYEVRIERLHETLADLELDAADQDVDAPEVWTVASEGTLDARIAETITGANDEAILVLGTANDWTPELQNAVEVAVDRGVSMHVVTIPGASIDLSDLDGVQTVESELPWLEGSGDDGQIGRLVLVDRDTLVLTTPPVDHSGGEQGIVAEGRTNGAVVLCRRLLRNELPASLLVE, encoded by the coding sequence ATGGGTACTGCAGATCACGATCGGGCTGTCGAACTGTTGAAAGAACTCGGGATGAAGACGTATCAGGCGGAGTGTTTCGCCGCCCTGAACACCATCCCTAGCGGTACCGCTCGCGAGATCAGCGAGGTCGCCGACGTCCCGCGGACGCGGGTGTACGACGCGACCGAGGCGCTCGCAGAACAGGGATTCATCGAGGTCCAGCACACGAATCCCCAGCGGTTCCGGGCGATTCCGCTATCGGAGGCCGTCCGGACGCTTCGCGAACAGTACGAGGTCCGGATCGAGCGCCTGCACGAGACGCTCGCCGACCTCGAACTGGACGCCGCCGATCAGGACGTCGACGCGCCTGAAGTCTGGACGGTCGCCTCCGAGGGGACGCTCGACGCCAGGATCGCTGAGACGATCACTGGGGCGAACGATGAGGCCATTCTGGTCCTCGGGACTGCGAACGACTGGACGCCCGAACTCCAGAACGCCGTCGAGGTGGCTGTCGATCGTGGCGTGTCCATGCACGTCGTCACGATCCCGGGGGCGTCGATCGACCTGAGCGATCTCGACGGCGTCCAAACCGTCGAGTCCGAACTGCCCTGGCTGGAAGGGTCCGGCGACGACGGGCAGATCGGTCGCCTCGTCCTCGTCGACCGGGACACGCTCGTCTTGACGACGCCACCCGTCGATCACTCCGGCGGCGAACAGGGGATCGTCGCAGAAGGCCGAACCAACGGAGCCGTCGTCCTCTGTCGCCGGCTCCTCCGCAACGAACTGCCAGCGAGTCTCCTCGTCGAGTGA
- a CDS encoding ABC transporter substrate-binding protein, with protein sequence MTNSTESGLGRREYMRGAAAAGAAGTTLFAGCLTGDDGGGDGVEGVPDEPAEDETFEIVHWWTAGGEEEALNALIDSYTEAYGYSGSDINNNPAPGGAGSAIDTAIQTRVIDEDPPSTFQIWPGGSLTPYTDADALNAINDVWTDEMESSYLDGVIDTAQDGDDFVAVPLNIHRLNQVFYNVEVAEDVGVDLGGLSSPEDLLDAMASADEAGYIGMAQQTGSVWSTLQLWEMVFLGQHGADTYRDVLDGNVGDYESQIQESLQLIVDYREYFTPNASSVTWDEANQDVISGDALLIHQGDWAAGQYAAAEGFDYGSGWDYATVPGTSDVYSIVMDSFVMPDPNPSPTMTKQWLRHCGSVEGQIAFNTRKGSIPPRTDVSMDEFPPFLQDQSSDFGDSSEQIPTIAHGSGTDPDSKSTFEQIFSGFLENWNASETAGQIVDQI encoded by the coding sequence ATGACCAACAGTACGGAGTCAGGACTCGGCCGTCGGGAGTACATGCGCGGCGCAGCAGCCGCGGGAGCCGCAGGCACGACACTTTTCGCGGGCTGCCTCACTGGTGACGACGGCGGTGGCGATGGAGTGGAAGGCGTTCCGGACGAGCCAGCGGAGGACGAGACGTTCGAAATCGTCCACTGGTGGACCGCTGGTGGGGAAGAGGAGGCACTCAACGCGCTGATCGACTCCTACACAGAAGCATACGGTTACTCCGGTAGCGACATCAACAACAATCCGGCGCCGGGCGGTGCTGGTTCCGCAATCGACACGGCAATCCAGACGCGGGTCATCGACGAAGATCCGCCGAGCACGTTCCAGATCTGGCCGGGTGGATCGCTGACGCCGTACACGGACGCGGACGCGCTGAACGCCATCAACGACGTCTGGACGGACGAGATGGAGAGTAGCTACCTCGACGGCGTCATCGACACCGCACAGGACGGCGACGATTTCGTCGCCGTCCCACTGAACATTCACCGCCTGAATCAGGTGTTCTACAACGTCGAGGTGGCCGAGGACGTCGGCGTCGACCTCGGTGGGCTCTCCTCGCCCGAAGACCTGCTGGACGCGATGGCCAGCGCCGACGAAGCGGGCTACATCGGGATGGCCCAGCAGACTGGCTCGGTCTGGTCGACGCTGCAGCTCTGGGAGATGGTGTTCCTGGGCCAGCACGGCGCGGACACCTACCGCGACGTGCTGGACGGGAACGTCGGCGACTACGAATCGCAGATCCAGGAGTCCCTCCAACTCATCGTGGACTACCGGGAGTACTTCACGCCGAACGCCAGCTCCGTCACCTGGGACGAAGCGAACCAGGACGTGATCAGCGGCGACGCGTTGCTCATCCACCAGGGCGACTGGGCCGCTGGACAGTACGCCGCGGCGGAGGGCTTCGACTACGGTTCCGGGTGGGACTACGCCACCGTTCCCGGCACGTCGGACGTGTACTCGATCGTCATGGACTCGTTCGTGATGCCCGATCCGAATCCGTCGCCGACGATGACGAAGCAGTGGCTGCGTCACTGCGGTTCGGTGGAGGGGCAGATCGCGTTCAACACCCGAAAAGGGTCCATCCCGCCGCGAACCGACGTCTCGATGGACGAGTTCCCTCCGTTCCTGCAGGACCAGTCGTCCGATTTCGGCGATTCCAGCGAACAGATCCCGACGATCGCCCACGGGAGCGGGACCGATCCGGACAGCAAGAGTACCTTCGAGCAGATCTTCTCGGGGTTCCTCGAGAACTGGAACGCGTCAGAGACGGCCGGCCAGATCGTCGATCAAATCTGA
- a CDS encoding valine--tRNA ligase, translating to MPDATQSDPDDADANAASTPDQHDSSSTDAPAASLEGEYDPREAESRWQDYWLEAGVYSYDDDIEDPDTAYSIDTPPPTVSGSLHMGHLYGSTLQDFAARFHRMDRQDTFFPFGYDDNGIASERLTERELDIRHQDFSRREFQAKCREVCQDYEEEFTEKMQSLGMSIDWNRTYKTIEPRVQRISQLSFIDLYEQGREYRQKAPAIWCPDCETAISQVEMEDAERDSAFNDIPFELVEAGDEPDADAVAEAAEERPYAPPTEPGDDLVISTTRPELLPACVAMFVHPDDEANAHLVGGTAKVPLFGHEVPIYEDDRVDLETGTGLVMCCTFGDQTDIEWYQAHDLDLRVAIDASGTMTDIAAEYEGKSTEEAREAIIEDLDDAGLLYDHDPITHDVQVHERCEVPVEYRVSKQWYVELLDRREEYLEAGREMEWYPEKMFTRYKHWIEGLEWDWLISRQRDSGIPFPVWYCEECDEPILANREDLPVEPIEDEPPIDACPACGHDAFEPEEDVFDTWATSSLTPLINAGWDWDPEADPADGIGHASDAVDGAFTLDNPELYPFDLRPQGHDIISFWLFHTVVKCYEHTGEVPFEGVMINGHVLDEHREKMSKSKGNVVTPEEVLDAFPVDAARFWAAGTAVGDDFPFKEGDLEAGERLLRKLWNASKLVHQLAPVDVEPPGAASGDDTGDAVLDPDDIAPDDLDLEPIDEWLLARQDAVLESITEKYREHEYAKARTELRTFFWETFCDDFLEIAKQRLDDADRAALADGTADAESRSAAYALRTAHEQFCSLFAPILPHVTEEIWQAAYADGSEAASIHATDWPDATGQTADLDAGETALAVISALRGYKTDNGLPLNADLSAVTVYGDVAGFEGAVADVMHVEEVTAIEGDAPTTTRIVDVDLDYATLGPQFGEQIGEFDAAIEAGEYEETDEGLVIAGETLDPDHYELVREQTYDGEGELLAIDSATVIVDA from the coding sequence ATGCCAGACGCTACACAGTCAGATCCCGACGACGCCGACGCGAACGCAGCATCGACGCCCGACCAACACGACTCATCGAGCACGGACGCCCCAGCGGCCAGCCTCGAGGGGGAGTACGACCCCCGCGAAGCAGAATCGCGGTGGCAAGACTACTGGCTCGAAGCAGGCGTCTACAGCTACGACGACGATATCGAGGACCCCGATACCGCATATTCGATCGACACTCCGCCGCCGACGGTTTCGGGGAGCCTCCACATGGGGCACCTCTACGGCAGCACGCTCCAGGACTTCGCCGCGCGGTTCCACCGGATGGACCGTCAGGATACGTTCTTCCCCTTCGGCTACGACGACAACGGGATCGCCTCCGAGCGCCTGACCGAGCGCGAACTCGACATTCGCCATCAGGACTTCTCTCGTCGGGAGTTCCAGGCGAAGTGTCGCGAGGTCTGCCAGGACTACGAGGAGGAGTTCACCGAGAAGATGCAGTCGCTGGGGATGTCCATCGACTGGAATCGGACCTACAAGACGATCGAGCCCCGGGTCCAGCGCATCTCACAGCTATCCTTCATCGACCTCTACGAGCAGGGCCGTGAGTACCGGCAGAAGGCGCCCGCGATCTGGTGTCCGGACTGCGAGACCGCGATCAGCCAGGTCGAGATGGAGGACGCCGAGCGCGACTCCGCCTTCAACGACATTCCGTTCGAACTCGTCGAAGCCGGCGACGAGCCGGATGCCGACGCAGTCGCTGAAGCCGCCGAGGAGCGCCCCTACGCCCCACCGACCGAGCCAGGCGACGACCTCGTCATCTCGACGACCCGGCCGGAACTGCTCCCGGCGTGCGTCGCGATGTTCGTCCACCCCGACGACGAGGCGAACGCCCACCTCGTCGGCGGTACGGCGAAGGTCCCGCTCTTCGGCCACGAGGTCCCGATCTACGAGGACGACCGCGTCGACCTCGAGACGGGGACGGGCCTCGTCATGTGCTGTACCTTCGGCGACCAGACCGACATCGAGTGGTACCAGGCACACGATCTGGACCTCCGTGTCGCGATCGACGCCTCGGGCACGATGACCGACATCGCCGCCGAGTACGAGGGAAAGTCCACCGAGGAGGCCCGCGAGGCGATCATCGAGGACCTCGACGACGCAGGGCTCCTCTACGACCACGACCCGATCACCCACGACGTGCAGGTCCACGAGCGCTGTGAGGTCCCCGTCGAGTACCGCGTCTCCAAGCAGTGGTACGTCGAGTTGCTAGACCGGCGGGAGGAGTACCTCGAGGCCGGACGCGAGATGGAGTGGTACCCCGAGAAGATGTTCACTCGGTACAAGCACTGGATCGAGGGCCTGGAGTGGGACTGGCTGATCTCGCGGCAGCGCGACTCCGGGATTCCCTTCCCGGTCTGGTACTGCGAGGAGTGCGACGAACCGATCCTCGCGAACCGAGAGGACCTCCCCGTCGAGCCAATCGAGGACGAGCCGCCGATCGACGCGTGTCCTGCGTGCGGACACGATGCCTTCGAGCCAGAGGAGGACGTCTTCGACACCTGGGCGACCTCCTCGCTCACGCCGCTGATCAATGCGGGCTGGGACTGGGATCCCGAGGCCGACCCAGCCGATGGAATCGGCCACGCCAGCGACGCCGTCGACGGCGCGTTCACGCTCGACAACCCCGAACTCTACCCCTTCGACCTCCGACCACAGGGCCACGACATCATCAGCTTCTGGCTGTTCCACACTGTCGTCAAGTGTTACGAGCACACCGGCGAGGTGCCCTTCGAGGGCGTGATGATCAACGGTCACGTGCTGGACGAGCACCGCGAGAAGATGTCGAAGTCGAAGGGCAACGTCGTCACGCCCGAGGAGGTCCTCGACGCGTTCCCCGTCGACGCTGCTCGCTTCTGGGCGGCCGGCACCGCCGTCGGCGACGACTTCCCGTTCAAGGAGGGCGACCTCGAGGCTGGCGAGCGGCTCCTGCGAAAGCTCTGGAACGCTTCGAAGCTGGTCCACCAGCTCGCACCCGTCGACGTCGAACCGCCAGGAGCGGCGTCGGGCGACGACACCGGCGATGCGGTCCTCGACCCGGACGATATCGCTCCCGACGACCTCGACCTCGAACCGATCGACGAGTGGCTCCTCGCCCGGCAGGACGCCGTCCTCGAGTCGATTACTGAAAAGTACCGCGAGCACGAGTACGCCAAGGCACGGACGGAGCTGCGAACCTTCTTCTGGGAGACGTTCTGTGACGACTTCCTCGAGATCGCCAAGCAGCGACTCGACGACGCCGACCGGGCGGCGCTGGCAGACGGCACCGCCGACGCCGAATCGCGATCGGCGGCCTACGCCCTTCGGACTGCCCACGAGCAGTTCTGCTCGCTGTTCGCCCCGATCCTCCCCCACGTGACCGAAGAGATCTGGCAGGCCGCGTACGCGGACGGCAGCGAGGCTGCGAGCATCCACGCGACGGACTGGCCGGACGCGACCGGACAGACGGCCGACCTCGACGCCGGGGAGACTGCTCTCGCCGTCATCTCGGCACTCCGCGGGTACAAGACCGACAACGGACTCCCGCTCAACGCCGACCTCTCCGCCGTGACCGTCTACGGCGACGTCGCCGGCTTCGAGGGCGCTGTCGCTGACGTCATGCACGTCGAGGAGGTGACGGCAATCGAGGGAGACGCGCCGACCACGACGCGAATCGTCGACGTGGATCTCGACTACGCGACGCTTGGCCCCCAGTTCGGCGAGCAGATCGGCGAGTTTGACGCGGCCATAGAGGCAGGCGAGTACGAGGAGACCGACGAAGGACTCGTCATTGCGGGCGAGACGCTCGATCCGGACCACTACGAACTCGTTCGCGAGCAGACCTACGACGGCGAGGGCGAACTACTGGCGATCGATTCGGCGACGGTCATCGTCGACGCGTAA
- the dgoD gene encoding galactonate dehydratase produces the protein MTQTITDYELYEVPPRWCFLKLETSDGRVGWGEPVVEGRSKTVRAAVEELLDGYLLGEDPDRIEHHWQRMYRGGFYRGGPVLMSAIAGIDQALWDVKGKQFDAPAYELLGGAVRDRIRVYQWIGGDRPAAVGDAAAEQVDAGFTALKMNATSELRRIDTPAAVRAAENRLEAVRNRVGPEVDVGVDFHGRVSKPMAKRLVEALEPHEPFFVEEPVLPEHLDGLGEIAQHTTTPIATGERLYSRWDCKQLFEDGHVDVIQPDLSHAGGITECKKIADMAAAYDVALAPHCPLGPIALASCVQVDAVAPNALIQEQSLDIHYNETSDVLDYLADPAVFEYDDGYVTLPDGPGLGIEIDEDHVQEMAEQDVDWHNPVWTHEDGSVAEW, from the coding sequence GTGACGCAGACGATCACGGACTACGAACTCTACGAGGTGCCGCCGCGCTGGTGCTTCCTCAAACTCGAAACCAGCGACGGACGCGTCGGGTGGGGTGAACCAGTCGTCGAGGGGCGCTCGAAGACGGTTCGGGCAGCGGTCGAGGAACTGCTCGACGGGTACCTGCTCGGCGAGGACCCCGATCGAATCGAGCACCACTGGCAGCGCATGTATCGCGGCGGCTTCTATCGCGGCGGGCCGGTGCTGATGAGCGCGATCGCTGGCATCGATCAGGCACTCTGGGACGTCAAAGGCAAGCAGTTCGACGCACCGGCGTACGAACTCCTCGGCGGTGCCGTGCGCGATCGGATCCGCGTCTACCAGTGGATCGGCGGCGACCGACCCGCTGCCGTCGGGGACGCAGCAGCCGAACAGGTCGACGCCGGATTCACCGCGCTCAAGATGAACGCCACCTCGGAACTCCGGCGCATCGATACGCCGGCAGCGGTCAGAGCAGCCGAGAACAGGCTGGAGGCGGTGCGGAATCGCGTCGGGCCCGAGGTCGACGTCGGCGTCGACTTCCACGGCCGCGTCTCGAAGCCGATGGCGAAACGGCTCGTCGAGGCGCTCGAACCCCACGAACCCTTCTTCGTCGAGGAGCCGGTCCTCCCCGAACACCTCGACGGCCTCGGGGAGATCGCCCAGCACACGACGACTCCCATCGCGACCGGGGAGCGCCTGTACTCGCGGTGGGACTGCAAGCAGTTGTTCGAGGACGGACACGTCGACGTGATCCAGCCCGACCTCTCTCACGCCGGTGGGATCACGGAGTGCAAGAAGATCGCCGATATGGCAGCAGCTTACGACGTGGCGCTCGCGCCACACTGCCCGCTCGGACCGATCGCGCTCGCCTCCTGCGTGCAGGTCGACGCCGTCGCCCCGAACGCACTCATCCAGGAGCAGAGCCTCGACATCCACTACAACGAGACGAGCGACGTCCTCGACTACCTCGCAGATCCCGCGGTGTTCGAGTACGATGACGGCTACGTGACGCTGCCGGACGGTCCCGGACTCGGCATCGAAATCGACGAGGACCACGTCCAGGAGATGGCCGAGCAGGATGTGGACTGGCACAACCCGGTCTGGACCCACGAGGACGGCAGCGTCGCCGAGTGGTGA
- the mptA gene encoding GTP cyclohydrolase MptA, with translation MSQQLPDVQADRPDVQVGLNRVGVTGVEKLVKIARPDDRPIVLMAEFEVFVDLPSWRKGADMSRNMEVVDETLEAATRDEVYGIENVCTEAARRLLEKHDYTSKAEVSMEAEFVQREDTPASERETQFVSDVLARATASDEGVRTEIGAEVTGMTVCPCSQGMSEARARETLEDLDVDDDTVEAFLDEVPQPGHSQRGHATLTVESDGVPEVDLVDLIDVARDSMSARIYNLAKRPDEDHMTFDAHSDAKFVEDCVRSMAEGVVRTFPDLPDDAVVTMRQSNDESIHQHNAHAERVVDVATLRSEVNGA, from the coding sequence ATGAGTCAGCAACTGCCGGACGTCCAGGCCGACAGGCCGGACGTGCAGGTCGGGTTGAACCGGGTCGGCGTGACTGGCGTCGAGAAACTGGTCAAGATCGCCCGGCCTGACGATCGCCCGATCGTTCTCATGGCGGAGTTCGAGGTGTTCGTCGACCTCCCGTCGTGGCGGAAAGGCGCAGACATGAGTCGCAACATGGAGGTCGTCGACGAGACGCTCGAAGCAGCGACCCGGGACGAGGTCTACGGCATCGAGAACGTCTGTACGGAGGCGGCGCGACGCCTTCTCGAGAAGCACGACTATACGAGCAAGGCCGAAGTGTCGATGGAGGCCGAGTTCGTGCAGCGAGAGGACACGCCGGCGAGCGAGCGGGAGACGCAGTTCGTGAGCGACGTTCTCGCCAGGGCGACCGCCTCCGACGAGGGCGTGCGAACCGAGATCGGCGCAGAAGTCACGGGAATGACGGTCTGTCCGTGCTCCCAGGGAATGTCCGAAGCCAGGGCGCGAGAGACGCTGGAGGATCTCGACGTCGACGACGACACCGTCGAGGCTTTCTTGGATGAGGTCCCCCAGCCCGGCCACTCACAGCGTGGCCACGCGACGCTCACGGTCGAGAGCGACGGTGTGCCTGAGGTTGATCTCGTCGATCTGATCGACGTCGCCCGCGACTCGATGAGCGCACGAATCTACAACCTCGCGAAGCGTCCGGACGAGGACCACATGACGTTCGATGCACACAGCGACGCCAAGTTCGTCGAAGACTGCGTCCGATCGATGGCCGAAGGCGTCGTGCGAACCTTCCCCGACCTTCCCGACGACGCGGTCGTGACCATGCGGCAGTCGAACGACGAATCGATCCACCAGCACAACGCACACGCGGAACGGGTCGTCGATGTCGCGACGCTTCGATCCGAAGTCAACGGCGCGTAA
- a CDS encoding DUF1405 domain-containing protein: MRSSEAATGSRLRTLTSSDGLPERASLPWYLAPVPERLENLGLRLAWAVVVTNLLGTAFGFWYYRAQFGETPTPMWPFLPDSPMATLLFAAAVASWKLGRNRQWLIALAFVGNIVLGAWTPFVLLTFRAEFPVSPPMWQFLFWSHLAMVVQAFVLHRIGDFPPRAIAVAVLWYGTNLVVDYFVPVLGDHPHHTALPVEPEYPVALGASAHDAAGAAALVLVLFAVSVAMATGSAKRRGHETAAKRLD; encoded by the coding sequence ATGCGTAGCTCCGAGGCGGCGACGGGATCACGGCTCCGCACGCTCACGAGTAGCGACGGCCTCCCCGAGCGCGCCTCACTCCCGTGGTATCTCGCGCCGGTTCCCGAGCGCCTCGAGAACCTGGGGCTCCGACTGGCGTGGGCGGTCGTCGTGACGAACCTGCTTGGAACGGCCTTCGGCTTCTGGTACTATCGCGCGCAGTTCGGCGAGACGCCGACGCCGATGTGGCCGTTTCTGCCGGACAGCCCGATGGCGACGCTGCTGTTCGCCGCCGCCGTCGCGAGCTGGAAACTCGGACGGAACAGACAGTGGCTGATCGCACTCGCCTTCGTCGGGAATATCGTCCTCGGTGCGTGGACGCCATTCGTCCTACTCACGTTTCGTGCGGAGTTCCCGGTCTCGCCGCCGATGTGGCAGTTCCTGTTCTGGAGCCACCTCGCCATGGTCGTCCAGGCGTTCGTCCTGCACCGGATCGGCGACTTCCCGCCGCGAGCGATCGCGGTCGCGGTCCTGTGGTACGGTACCAACCTCGTCGTCGACTACTTCGTGCCCGTGCTCGGCGACCATCCCCATCACACCGCTCTCCCAGTCGAGCCAGAGTACCCCGTTGCACTGGGTGCCAGTGCCCACGACGCCGCTGGTGCTGCGGCACTCGTGCTGGTCCTCTTCGCAGTGTCCGTTGCCATGGCGACGGGGAGTGCGAAGCGTCGAGGGCACGAAACTGCGGCCAAGCGTCTCGATTGA
- a CDS encoding NAD(+)/NADH kinase: protein MQVGIVGQRGRDRAVEVTASVRDELEARGVEVVLDEATASALDVAGVPPEAFERCDLAISIGGDGTFLYAARAGGTTPIMGVNLGEVGFLNAVPPDRAVEAASEAVSNLEDGTLSIRDVPRLRAECGNWSSEPAINEVLVQGPRRGAGADATVSISVDDSTYTREIADGVLVATPTGSTAYNLSEGGPLVHPAVDSMVVTPMFPRTGARPLVVDDGSTIELRVEDATSGYVVTDGRQAREFEAPFTATVEVSEEPLRIAGPDVNFFEALGKLE from the coding sequence ATGCAGGTGGGGATCGTCGGCCAGCGTGGGCGCGACCGGGCGGTCGAAGTGACCGCGTCGGTTCGCGACGAGCTGGAGGCCCGTGGGGTCGAGGTGGTGCTCGACGAGGCGACTGCGAGCGCCCTCGACGTGGCGGGCGTTCCGCCGGAAGCCTTCGAGCGGTGTGATCTCGCGATCAGTATCGGCGGCGATGGCACCTTCCTCTACGCCGCCCGCGCTGGTGGCACCACGCCGATCATGGGCGTCAATCTCGGGGAAGTCGGCTTCCTCAACGCCGTCCCGCCGGATCGGGCGGTCGAGGCCGCCAGCGAAGCGGTGTCCAACCTCGAGGACGGCACGCTCTCGATCCGGGACGTTCCGCGACTCCGGGCCGAGTGCGGGAACTGGTCGTCCGAACCGGCCATCAACGAAGTACTCGTGCAGGGCCCTCGCCGCGGGGCCGGTGCAGACGCCACCGTCTCCATCTCGGTCGACGACTCGACCTACACTCGCGAGATCGCCGACGGCGTGCTCGTCGCGACGCCGACCGGCAGCACTGCGTACAACCTCAGCGAGGGCGGTCCACTGGTTCATCCCGCGGTCGACTCGATGGTCGTCACGCCGATGTTTCCCCGCACGGGAGCGCGGCCGCTCGTCGTCGACGACGGTTCCACGATCGAACTTCGCGTCGAGGACGCCACGTCGGGCTACGTGGTGACCGACGGACGGCAAGCACGCGAGTTCGAGGCACCGTTCACTGCCACGGTCGAGGTCAGCGAGGAGCCCCTTCGAATCGCCGGCCCGGACGTGAACTTCTTCGAGGCGCTCGGAAAACTCGAGTAA
- the pdxS gene encoding pyridoxal 5'-phosphate synthase lyase subunit PdxS, producing the protein MSSETDLEELKRGTELVKRGFARMQKGGVIMDVVNREQARIAEDVGAVAVMSLEAVPADIRKRGGVARMADPADVEAIIDEVSIPVMGKSRIGHRKEAEILQATGVDMIDESEVLTPADDAYHIDKRDFDAPFVCGARNLGEALRRIDEGAAMIRTKGEAGTGDVNQAVHHQRQIKGAIRQLEGATHQEREAWARENEAPAELVHETAELGRLPVVNFAAGGIATPADAALMMHHECDGIFVGSGIFGAEDPEAMGTAVVDAVNNWDDPEKLAEISSNIGSGMKGDANADLPEEEKLQGRGV; encoded by the coding sequence ATGTCGTCAGAGACCGATCTGGAGGAACTCAAGCGCGGGACGGAACTCGTGAAGCGCGGGTTCGCCCGGATGCAGAAGGGCGGCGTCATCATGGACGTCGTGAATCGCGAGCAGGCCCGCATCGCCGAGGACGTCGGTGCAGTCGCGGTCATGTCCCTGGAGGCGGTACCAGCGGACATTCGCAAGCGCGGCGGCGTCGCACGAATGGCGGATCCTGCCGACGTCGAGGCGATCATCGACGAAGTCTCGATTCCGGTGATGGGCAAGTCCCGCATCGGCCACCGCAAGGAGGCTGAGATCCTCCAGGCCACCGGCGTCGACATGATCGACGAGTCGGAAGTGCTCACGCCCGCCGACGACGCGTACCACATCGACAAGCGCGACTTCGACGCGCCGTTCGTCTGTGGCGCGCGGAACCTCGGCGAAGCGCTTCGCCGCATCGACGAGGGCGCGGCGATGATCCGCACCAAGGGCGAGGCCGGCACCGGGGACGTGAATCAGGCCGTCCACCACCAGCGCCAGATCAAGGGCGCCATCCGCCAGCTCGAGGGCGCGACTCACCAGGAGCGCGAGGCCTGGGCCCGGGAGAACGAAGCCCCCGCGGAACTCGTCCACGAGACTGCGGAGCTCGGCCGTCTCCCAGTCGTCAACTTCGCCGCCGGTGGCATCGCGACGCCCGCCGACGCCGCGCTCATGATGCATCACGAGTGCGACGGCATCTTCGTCGGTTCCGGCATCTTCGGTGCGGAGGACCCCGAGGCGATGGGCACGGCAGTCGTCGACGCCGTCAACAACTGGGACGACCCCGAGAAACTCGCGGAGATCTCCTCGAACATCGGCTCGGGTATGAAGGGCGACGCGAACGCCGACCTCCCCGAGGAAGAGAAGCTGCAGGGCCGCGGCGTCTAA